A single genomic interval of Brevundimonas diminuta harbors:
- a CDS encoding 3-hydroxyacyl-CoA dehydrogenase NAD-binding domain-containing protein: MENFKIDVDADGIALITFDVPGRSMNTLTSSVMKEIPELVERIKTDDAIKGAVITSGKASGFCAGADLGDMAGGVLSGGGDLQKAFDAGWKLNGAFRALETSGKPIAAAINGLALGGGLEFTLAAHYRVVENDNKIQLGLPEIKVGLFPGGGGTQRLTRLVGVQSAMMAMSEGKSFRPNDAKGAGIVHEVVEKGQSVEAAKAWIKNGGKAVQPWDEKSFKLPGGGPYHPAGIQNFMVGNAMLRKQSYGNYPAVVNLMKAVYEGAQVPMDAALRIETRYFIKTLMTPQAQAMIRSLFLSKQELDKGAVRPAGVPKSDPKKVTVIGAGMMGAGIAYVQALAGIETILIDQTQEAADKGKAHVEELLKKRLSRGQLTQEKYDALLGSVTATTDYELIKGSDLVVEAVFENREIKADVTKRAEAQLAEGAVFGSNTSTLPITGLAEASVRPEDFIGIHFFSPVDKMMLVEIILGEKTGQAAIAKALDYVLKIKKTPIVVNDSRGFYTSRCFSTFLMEGMAMLEEGYGPALIDNVGRMTGMPRGPLEMHDDVALDLSYKIAKQTALDLGDKYVPSEGADIVARMVEGGRFGRKNGKGFYDYDQKPKTIWKGLGELAPTTKGIDQPEEPTAFAQIDELKTRLLYRQAVEVARCWEEGVIDDPREADLGAILGWGFAPWTGGPISMIDGIGLAKFVETADRLAATYGDRFKVPQLLRDMAAKNETFYGKFAPEKAAA; the protein is encoded by the coding sequence GCGCCGGCGCGGACCTGGGCGACATGGCCGGCGGCGTGCTGTCGGGCGGCGGCGACCTGCAAAAGGCGTTCGACGCCGGCTGGAAGCTGAACGGCGCCTTCCGTGCGCTGGAGACCTCGGGCAAGCCGATCGCGGCCGCGATCAACGGCCTGGCTTTGGGCGGCGGCCTGGAGTTCACCCTGGCGGCCCACTACCGCGTGGTCGAGAACGACAACAAGATCCAGCTGGGCCTGCCCGAGATCAAGGTCGGCCTGTTCCCCGGCGGCGGCGGCACCCAGCGCCTGACCCGTCTGGTCGGCGTCCAGAGCGCCATGATGGCGATGAGCGAGGGCAAATCCTTCCGACCAAACGACGCCAAGGGCGCCGGCATCGTCCATGAAGTCGTCGAAAAGGGCCAGTCGGTCGAGGCCGCCAAGGCTTGGATCAAGAACGGCGGCAAGGCCGTCCAGCCCTGGGACGAGAAGTCGTTCAAACTGCCCGGCGGCGGCCCCTATCACCCGGCCGGCATCCAGAACTTCATGGTCGGCAACGCCATGCTGCGCAAACAGTCCTACGGCAACTATCCGGCCGTGGTGAACCTGATGAAGGCCGTTTACGAAGGCGCTCAGGTGCCGATGGACGCGGCCCTGCGCATCGAGACCCGCTACTTCATCAAGACCCTGATGACGCCGCAGGCCCAGGCCATGATCCGTTCGCTGTTCCTGTCCAAACAGGAACTGGACAAGGGCGCCGTTCGCCCGGCCGGCGTGCCGAAGTCCGATCCGAAGAAGGTCACCGTCATCGGCGCCGGCATGATGGGCGCGGGCATCGCCTATGTGCAGGCGCTGGCCGGCATCGAAACCATCCTGATCGACCAGACTCAGGAAGCCGCTGACAAGGGCAAGGCCCACGTCGAGGAACTGCTGAAGAAGCGCCTGTCGCGTGGTCAGCTGACGCAGGAGAAGTATGACGCCCTGCTGGGTTCGGTCACGGCGACGACCGACTATGAGCTGATCAAGGGTTCCGATCTGGTCGTCGAGGCCGTGTTCGAAAACCGCGAGATCAAGGCTGACGTGACCAAGCGCGCCGAGGCGCAACTGGCCGAGGGCGCCGTCTTCGGCTCCAACACCTCGACTCTGCCGATCACCGGCCTGGCCGAGGCCTCGGTGCGGCCCGAGGACTTCATCGGTATCCACTTCTTCTCGCCCGTCGACAAGATGATGCTGGTCGAGATCATCCTGGGCGAAAAGACGGGTCAGGCCGCCATCGCCAAGGCGCTGGACTATGTGCTGAAGATCAAGAAGACGCCGATCGTCGTCAACGACAGCCGTGGTTTCTACACCTCGCGCTGCTTCTCCACCTTCCTGATGGAAGGCATGGCGATGCTGGAAGAGGGCTACGGCCCGGCCCTGATCGACAATGTCGGCCGCATGACCGGCATGCCGCGCGGCCCGCTGGAGATGCACGACGACGTCGCCCTGGACCTGTCCTACAAGATCGCCAAACAGACGGCGCTGGACCTGGGCGACAAATATGTCCCGTCGGAAGGCGCCGACATCGTCGCCAGGATGGTCGAGGGCGGACGCTTCGGCCGCAAGAACGGCAAGGGCTTCTACGACTACGATCAGAAGCCCAAGACGATCTGGAAGGGTCTGGGCGAACTGGCCCCCACCACCAAGGGCATCGACCAGCCGGAAGAGCCGACGGCCTTCGCCCAGATCGACGAGCTGAAGACGCGCCTGCTGTATCGTCAGGCTGTCGAAGTGGCCCGTTGCTGGGAAGAAGGCGTCATAGACGATCCGCGCGAAGCCGATCTGGGCGCCATCCTGGGCTGGGGCTTCGCGCCCTGGACCGGCGGTCCGATCAGCATGATCGACGGCATCGGCCTGGCCAAGTTCGTCGAAACCGCAGATCGTCTGGCCGCGACCTACGGCGACCGCTTCAAGGTCCCGCAGTTGCTGCGCGACATGGCCGCGAAGAACGAGACCTTCTACGGCAAGTTCGCCCCGGAGAAGGCCGCCGCCTGA